One part of the Prionailurus bengalensis isolate Pbe53 chromosome B2, Fcat_Pben_1.1_paternal_pri, whole genome shotgun sequence genome encodes these proteins:
- the CASP8AP2 gene encoding CASP8-associated protein 2 isoform X2, with protein sequence MAADDDNGDGTSLFDVFSASPLKNNDEGSLDIYAGLDSAVSDSASKSCVPSRNCLDLYEEILTEEGTAKEATYNDLQVEYGKCQLQMKELMKKFKEIQTQNFSLKNENQSLKKNISALIKTARVEINRKDEEINNLHQRLSEFSHFRNNHKTLRTPDIVKTKDLKSRSPHLDDCAKTDLRVKSDVSKDVHHSTSLPNPEKEGKSHCEKKSTLYLSPFTEKHCNNGIWSRSHYQVGESISNEDNRRGRKDIRHSQYSRGTDRIRKDLNSSCGDSESRNTEASQRLQGRPEKYGKGEPKAESKNSKFKSNTDTDYKNERINSWEKETFRERSYTRVESQSDKKLERQSERSQTINRKELKSQDKEERKVDQKPKSIVKDQDHWRRSERPSLTHSKNEIKSHNSSKYHLEERRGREDCKRDRGVSNHSFQEGRCPSFFSSSRTHKHTDSKESDAVHQWENTPLRAERHRTEDKRKRERESKEENRHIRNEKRTPTEHLQKTSKETKKTTTNLKRQNEPKSDKGEVSNNEVSEGVDNKEPAIKADSGPNETKNKDLKLSFMEKLNLTLSPAKKQPVSQDNHPKITNIPKSSGICDLECLVQATTVTCVPSVSEHTAEETKSKLLEPKDALAVASEPRTSNPERKMEGESVLVKSVENTMGCDVPICGTETSFSAPVEMEQTESLFPSSTEMEQTINGAREAVPVAMDILQTNVSENFGLELDTKRNVDLNSCSVSEGMEMKEPSATKVAESSDSILQPSVEETEILPVALSEDSNPKFEPSLVDTPLDESKSCHLEPCSPKETQESSLQQSAIVDNRMEIGETNSVYNDDENSVLSIDLNHLRPIPEAISPLNSPVRPVAKVLRLESPSQVSLCNNSHKDIFPPDSAQSTSKSKSDLNKENQKPVCKSDKFTDADYHKNSSLDELEEGEIISDSEKSKPQESFEKSAKPRTSTEVQNAKSNPGSRKSTMHLGKDSRKTSIKIHQTKSRWNNNRQSESSRSSKTERKDKTMSTSSLEKIVPIIAAPSSVREIMHMLRMIRKHVRKNYMKFKVKFSLIQFHRIIESAILSFTSLIKHLDLSKISKSVTTLQNNLCDVIESKLKQVKKNGIVDRLFEQQLPDMKKKLWKFVEEQLDYLFGKLKKILGKFCDSINFGSDSDEGKREKINKEKAQYSNCQKGNVDNSSKEMLKEKSPTSEDSVNHKSALGCKKSEEKPQDNFSINTVKRDIKKSSNTCFDNIKNSQSEERSLEPNCPSIPKPGKMEGSTIEDAQTSQHAALKPERSFEILTEQQASSLTFNLVSDAQMGEIFKSLLQGSDLLDNSVNCNEKSEWELKTPEKQLLESLKCESIPTCTTDELVSGVVSPCPKMISDDNWSLLSSEKGPSLSSGLSLPVHPDVLDESCMFEVSTNIALSKDNGCSSEKSKPCISSILLEDLAVSLTVPSPLKSDGHLSFLKPEVLSSSTPEEVISAHFSEDALLEEEDASEQDIHLALESDNSSSKSSCSSSWTSRSVTPGFQYHPNLPMHAVIMEKSNDHFIVKIRRAAPSTSPSLKQNMVADESLASLPRVEKEADKAVEKEYVSCQNGVFKSVEELNSDNNVDSSKSAHEEQDCMIQTQVPDIYEFLKDASGKVSHGNEVADECFKLHQVWEPKVPESIEELPPMEEISHSVEDHLPDTYIDLTKDPVTETKNLGEFIEVTVLNIDQLGCSEGNLDQNAQILDDMQPDTVDAFIDLTQEVSSESKNESNHPALGVERLECQVICVDEDNCKEGKVQVANGPLECIVEKACIDLTSEPPSSCEVKKDDLKPESASNSDSSVLPGTLDNAPKKRKKLSDLNHSHKKQRKETDLTSREKTKKITHDSSENGEAHRKKASKKKAPAVTKDPSSLKSSPGIEELSATATSPISLSAKNVIKKKGEIIVLWTRNDDREILLECQKRGPSLKTFSYLAAKLNKNPYQVSERFQQLMKLFEKSKCR encoded by the exons aCAGTGCTTCCAAATCCTGTGTACCATCCAGAAATTGTTTGGATTTATATGAAGAAATCCTGACTGAAGAAGGAACTGCAAAGGAGGCAACATATAATGAT TTGCAAGTAGAATATGGTAAATGTCAGCTGCAAATGAAAGAGCTGATGAAAAAGTTTAAGGAAATACAGACACAG aatttcagcttaaaaaatgaaaaccagtcTCTTAAGAAGAATATTTCAGCACTTATCAAAACTGCTAGAGTGGAAATAAATCGCaaggatgaagaaataaataatcttcaCCAAAG ACTGTCTGAGTTCTCACATTTTCGAAATAATCACAAAACTCTAAGGACACCAGATATAGTTAAAACAAAAGATCTTAAATCCAGATCTCCCCATTTGGATGATTGTGCAAAGACTGATCTCAGAGTGAAAAGTGATGTTTCTAAAGATGTACATCATAGCACTTCACTGCCAAATCccgaaaaggaaggaaaatcacaTTGTGAAAAAAAGAGCACTTTGTATTTGTCTCCATTTACTGAAAAACACTGCAACAATGGCATTTGGTCACGTTCCCATTATCAGGTTGGTGAGAGTATCTCAAATGAGGATaatagaagagggagaaaagatatTAGACATAGCCAATATAGCAGAGGAACGGATAGAATACGGAAAGACTTAAATTCTAGTTGTGGTGATAGTGAATCAAGGAACACAGAGGCTAGTCAAAGGCTACAAGGACGTCCTGAGAAATATGGTAAAGGTGAACCAAAGGCTGAAAGTAAAAATTCAAAGTTTAAAAGTAATACAGATACGGATTATAAAAATGAACGCATTAACTCTTGGGAAAAAGAGACCTTTAGAGAAAGGTCATATACTCGAGTAGAATCTCAAAGTGACAAAAAACTAGAAAGACAAAGTGAAAGATCACAaactataaatagaaaagaacttAAGTCgcaagacaaagaagaaaggaaagttgATCAGAAACCTAAATCCATAGTAAAAGACCAGGATCATTGGAGAAGATCTGAACGACCATCACTTACTCATtccaagaatgaaataaaatctcaTAATTCAAGTAAATACCAtctagaagagagaagaggaagggaagattgTAAAAGAGATAGGGGTGTAAGTAATCATAGTTTTCAAGAAGGAAGATGTCCATCCTTTTTTTCATCCAGCAGAACTCATAAACACACTGACTCCAAAGAATCTGATGCTGTGCACCAGTGGGAAAATACACCTTTAAGAGCAGAACGGCATAGGACTGAAgataagaggaaaagagaacgagaaagcaaagaagaaaataggcatataagaaatgaaaaaagaacaccTACAGAACATTTGCAGAAGACTagcaaagaaactaagaaaaccaCTACGAatttaaagagacagaatgagcCCAAAAGTGATAAAGGTGAAGTCTCTAACAATGAGGTTTCTGAAGGAGTGGATAATAAAGAGCCTGCAATTAAAGCTGACAGTGgtccaaatgaaacaaaaaacaaagacttaaAGTTGAGTTTTATGGAAAAATTGAACTTAACCCTTTCTCCTGCTAAAAAGCAGCCTGTTTCTCAGGATAACCACCCGAAAATAACCAATATCCCCAAATCCAGTGGCATATGTGATTTGGAGTGCTTGGTTCAGGCGACAACAGTGACATGTGTGCCCTCTGTCAGTGAACATACCGCAGAGGAAACCAAATCAAAGTTATTGGAACCAAAGGATGCTCTTGCAGTTGCATCTGAACCCAGGACCAGTAatccagaaaggaaaatggaaggagagagtgTGTTGGTTAAATCTGTTGAGAACACTATGGGTTGTGATGTGCCCATTTGTGGTACAGAGACTTCCTTCTCAGCACCTGTGGAAATGGAACAAACAGAATCCTTGTTTCCATCATCAACAGAAATGGAACAAACCATTAATGGTGCCAGGGAAGCAGTTCCTGTGGCAATGGACATATTACAAACAAATGTTTCTGAAAACTTTGGCTTGGAATTGGATACTAAAAGAAATGTTGATTTAAATTCTTGTAGTGTTTCTGAAGGTATGGAGATGAAGGAGCCTTCTGCAACAAAAGTAGCTGAATCCAGTGACAGCATTTTGCAGCCttcagttgaagaaactgaaattttgCCAGTAGCCCTTTCAGAAGATAGTAACCCCAAATTTGAGCCTTCTCTTGTAGATACACCATTGGATGAAAGTAAGTCTTGTCATTTGGAGCCTTGCTCACCTAAAGAGACACAAGAATCTTCACTTCAGCAGTCTGCGATAGTGGACAACAGAATGGAAATCGGTGAAACAAACTCAGTATATAATGATGATGAGAATTCAGTTTTGAGCATTGACCTCAATCACCTGAGGCCTATTCCAGAAGCCATCAGTCCTCTGAATAGTCCAGTGAGACCTGTAGCAAAAGTTCTTAGACTGGAAAGCCCATCTCAAGTTTCATTATGTAATAACAGTCATAAAG ATATATTTCCACCAGATTCGGCTCAATCTACCTCTAAGAGCAAGTCTGATCTCAATAAGGAAAATCAAAAGCCAGTTTGCAAATCTGACAAATTTACAGATGCAGACTACCATAAGAATTCATCTTTAGATGAATTGGAAGAAGGAGAAATTATAAGCGACAGTGAAAAATCTAAACCACaagaaagttttgaaaaaagtGCCAAACCTAGAACTTCTACTGAAGTCCAGAATGCAAAAAGTAACCCAGGAAGTAGGAAAAGTACTATGCACTTGGGTAAAGACAGTAGGAAAACATCTATAAAAATTCATCAGACCAAAAGCAGATGGAATAATAATAGACAAAGTGAATCTAGCAGATCttcaaaaacagagaggaaagataAGACCATGAGTACCTCCAGCCTGGAAAAAATAGTTCCAATTATTGCTGCACCCTCTTCTGTACGAGAGATTATGCACATGTTACGAATGATAAGAAAACATGTaaggaaaaattatatgaaattcaaggtaaaattttcattaatacAATTTCATAGAATTATCGAGTCAGCAATTTTGAGTTTTACATCACTAATTAAACACCTTGACTTATCCAAGATCTCAAAGTCAGTGACTACTTTACAGAATAATCTCTGTGATGTTATAGAATCCAAACTTAAGCAAGTTAAAAAGAATGGCATTGTGGATCGTTTGTTTGAACAGCAGCTaccagatatgaaaaaaaaattgtggaagtTTGTAGAAGAAcagctggattatttgtttggaAAGCTTAAGAAAATCTTAGGAAAGTTTTGTGATTCCATAAACTTTGGCAGTGACAGTGATGAAGGAAAACgtgaaaagataaataaggagAAAGCACAATATTCAAATTGTCAGAAGGGGAATGTGGACAACTCCAGCAAAGAAATGCTGAAAGAGAAATCCCCCACATCGGAAGATTCTGTTAATCATAAATCTGCACTTGGATGTAAAAAATCTGAGGAAAAACCTCAAGATAATTTCAGTATTAACACAGTAAAGcgtgacattaaaaaaagttctaaCACTTGCTTTGATAACATTAAGAACTCTCAGTCTGAAGAACGCTCCTTGGAACCAAACTGTCCCAGCATCCCAAAGCCAGGAAAAATGGAAGGCAGCACCATAGAGGATGCACAAACATCCCAGCATGCAGCTTTGAAGCCAGAACGCAGTTTCGAGATTCTTACTGAACAGCAAGCATCTAGCCTTACTTTTAATTTAGTGAGCGATGCACAGATGGGTGAAATATTCAAAAGTTTGTTACAGGGTTCTGATCTTTTGGATAACAGTGTTAATTGTAATGAAAAAAGTGAGTGGGAGTTAAAGACTCCAGAAAAACAGCTGCTGGAGAGTCTTAAGTGCGAATCTATACCAACTTGTACAACTGACGAGCTGGTTTCAGGGGTGGTTTCTCCATGTCCTAAAATGATTAGTGATGACAATTGGTCATTATTGTCATCTGAGAAAGGTCCATCTTTGTCTTCAGGACTTTCTTTGCCAGTTCATCCTGATGTGTTGGATGAAAGTTGTATGTTTGAAGTGTCCACTAATATAGCTTTGAGTAAAGATAATGGATGTAGTTCAGAAAAGAGCAAGCCCTGCATTTCCTCCATACTTCTTGAAGATCTCGCAGTCTCTTTAACAGTACCATCACCTCTGAAGTCAGATGGTCATCTCAGTTTCTTAAAGCCTGAAGTTTTGTCTAGTTCAACTCCTGAAGAAGTTATTAGTGCCCATTTTAGTGAAGATGCCTTACTTGAAGAAGAGGATGCATCTGAACAAGATATCCATTTAGCTCTGGAGTCTGATAATTCGAGCAGCAAATCAAGTTGTTCTTCATCATGGACCAGTCGGTCTGTTACTCCAGGCTTTCAGTACCACCCCAACCTACCCATGCATGCTGTCATAATGGAAAAGTCCAATGATCATTTCATTGTGAAAATACGGCGTGCTGCACCATCTACCTCCCCTAGTCTTAAACAGAATATGGTGGCTGACGAGTCACTGGCATCGTTGCCCAGAGTGGAAAAAGAAGCAGATAAAGCAGTGGAGAAAGAATATGTTTCATGTCAGAATGGAGTTTTTAAATCTGTGGAGGAATTAAATTCCGACAACAATGTTGACAGCAGTAAATCAGCTCATGAAGAACAGGACTGTATGATACAAACACAGGTTCCTGATATATATGAATTTCTTAAAGATGCTTCAGGTAAAGTGAGTCATGGTAATGAAGTGGCTGATGAGTGTTTCAAGTTGCATCAAGTATGGGAACCAAAAGTACCTGAAAGCATTGAAGAATTGCCTCCAATGGAAGAAATTTCACATTCTGTTGAGGATCATCTTCCAGACACATATATAGACCTCACAAAAGATCCAGTCACTGAGACCAAAAACTTGGGGGAATTCATAGAAGTAACAGTTTTAAATATTGATCAGTTGGGATGCTCCGAAGGCAATTTGGATCAGAATGCTCAAATACTAGATGATATGCAGCCTGATACTGTAGATGCTTTCATTGATTTGACACAAGAGGTTTCAAGTGAGAGTAAAAATGAGAGTAACCATCCTGCTTTAGGTGTTGAACGCTTGGAATGTCAGGTGATATGTGTAGATGAAGATAACTGTAAGGAAGGAAAGGTGCAAGTGGCAAACGGGCCTTTGGAATGCATTGTTGAGAAAGCCTGTATCGATTTGACCTCAGAACCTCCCAGTTCATGTGAAGTAAAAAAGGATGACTTAAAACCAGAGTCGGCATCAAATTCTGATAGTTCAGTGTTGCCTGGGACTTTGGATAATGctcctaaaaagagaaaaaaactttctGATCTAAATCATTCTcataaaaaacagagaaaggaaacagacttAACCAGTAGggaaaagactaagaaaattaCCCATGATTCTTCTGAGAATGGTGAAGCTCACCGAAAGAAAGCCAGTAAGAAAAAGGCCCCTGCAGTGACTAAAGATCCCTCATCGTTGAAGTCAAGCCCAGGGATCGAGGAGCTATCAGCAACTGCCACTTCTCCTATAAGCCTTTCTGCAAAGAATGTTattaaaaagaagggagaaattaTAGTTTTATGGACAAG aaaTGATGACCGGGAAATTTTATTGGAGTGTCAAAAAAGAGGGCCatcattgaaaacattttcttatttagctGCCAAGTTGAATAAAAATCCATATCAG gtCTCAGAAAGATTCCAGCAGCTAATGAAGCTCTTTGAAAAGTCAAAATGCAGGTAG